A stretch of the Notolabrus celidotus isolate fNotCel1 chromosome 3, fNotCel1.pri, whole genome shotgun sequence genome encodes the following:
- the LOC117810083 gene encoding uncharacterized protein LOC117810083 isoform X1, which yields MQSQNTEMQAFPMIETEILRPIVDLFLDKITLHQWANLEEGSHDRETKEIVTAMCVDIVNTISKYLLQLVEKRRTLTPPRVASSGLRKSQKSITEEEVQECVGESFSLTLADAMGVQQDIRCSTTETVTELVVKEVAERINSDRASQGEEPPATKGFSKRLKEMTDKVIKVMKKISKNMTCLSESTIESLVPTPRDTEAQPEEEEEEMDVAVLSCGSYRALYTNLEEETIAPDSPKYPIFVTVKSILEEQAQDISVLDKSSDLSEEEVCLLNSSSDSDSENAAYSIVEVIWGDTEPEPEAEPDRDSPLNIQSEEDPARRKITRRIKEFFISTFAKESIISFFAKLRKRFSVLIPKSTKASMKLMIDGVGGFVEEMMSLYSDEMEMNVIDRMCLYRRMARDINWGLFELTEKRLAEFTFFHLSAEKKQKVHFMGFIKTEVDSFMKMMWNWLNQQAELHQRSSDNATAALRQIETFLEGTSTEEETVPAEPASWEHKGREKWDRLTLEILVTGLANRILKKVEIDHSNKAYQTAITTMTELLWAEMEDEYIRINLSPKNINKILNAVRKQLCKVGEELLWRCMLLEDPSILRHIADTLKDHLMTPRETNCVADFFESLFKTLTKPFTAIFKRG from the exons atgcagagccaaaacacagaaatgcaGGCTTTTCCGATGATCGAAACAGAGATCCTTCGCCCTATTGTGGACTTGTTTCTAGACAAGATCACTCTCCATCAGTGGGCCAATCTGGAGGAGGGCTCTCATGACAGGGAAACAAAGGAGATCGTTACAGCCATGTGTGTGGATATAGTCAACACTATATCCAAATATCTCCTTCAGCTAGTGGAGAAGAGGAGAACACTGACTCCACCCAGAGTAGCCTCTTCTGGATTAAGAAAGTCCCAGAAGAGcatcacagaggaggaagtcCAGGAGTGCGTCGGTGAGTCTTTCTCGCTGACTCTTGCGGACGCGATGGGAGTCCAACAAGATATCCGTTGCAGCACAACAGAGACGGTGACGGAGCTCGTGGTGAAAGAGGTCGCAGAGAGGATAAACTCAGACCGGGCCAGCCAGGGAGAAGAACCGCCGGCCACCAAAGGTTTCTCCAAGAGACTGAAGGAGATGACGGACAAAGTGATCAAGGTCATGAAGAAGATTTCaaaaaacatgacttgtttGTCAGAGTCCACAATAGAAAGTCTAGTCCCAACACCCAGAGACACAGAGGCAcagccagaggaggaggag gaggagatgGATGTAGCTGTGTTAAGCTGTGGGTCATACAGAGCCCTCTATACCAACCTGGAGGAAGAAACTATTGCACCAGACAGTCCCAAATATCCGATCTTTGTGACAGTGAAGTCTATCCTGGAGGAACAAGCACAGGATATCAGTGTCCTTGACAAAAGTTCAGACCTTTCAGAGGAGGAAGTATGCCTCCTTAACTCCAGCTCAGACAGCGACTCAGAAAATGCGGCTTATAGTATTGTTGAAGTCATCTGGGGAGatactgaaccagaaccagaagcagAACCTGATCGTGACAGCCCTCTAAACATTCAATCAGAGGAAGATCCCGCCCGGAGGAAGATCACCAGACGGATTAAAGAATTCTTCATCAGTACATTCGCGAAAGAGTCCATCATCAGCTTTTTTGCTAAACTGAGGAAAAGATTTTCAGTATTGATCCCAAAGAGCACCAAAGCATCCATGAAGTTGATGATCGACGGGGTGGGTGGGTTTGTGGAAGAAATGATGTCATTGTACTCAGACGAGATGGAAATGAATGTCATAGATAGGATGTGTCTGTACAGAAGGATGGCAAGAGACATCAACTGGGGGCTGTTTGAACTCACAGAGAAGCGGCTCGCTGAGTTCACCTTCTTCCACCTGTCAGCGGAGAAAAAGCAGAAGGTTCACTTCATGGGATTTATTAAAACTGAAGTGGACTCTTTCATGAAGATGATGTGGAACTGGCTCAACCAGCAGGCAGAGCTGCACCAGAGGAGTAGCGACAACGCAACTGCTGCTCTCAGACAGATCGAGACATTTCTGGAGGGCAcatcaacagaagaagaaactgtcCCTGCAGAGCCAGCTTCGTGGGAGCACAAAGGCAGAGAGAAGTGGGACAGACTGACCTTAGAGATCTTGGTGACTGGGCTGGCTAACCGGATTCTCAAAAAGGTAGAGATTGATCACTCAAACAAGGCTTACCAGACAGCAATCACAACAATGACTGAGCTGCTCTGGGCAGAGATGGAGGACGAATACATCAGGATCAATCTCAGCCCGAAGAACATCAACAAGATCCTGAATGCGGTGCGCAAGCAGCTCTGCAAGGTAGGTGAAGAGTTGCTTTGGAGGTGCATGCTGCTAGAAGATCCAAGCATCCTCCGACACATAGCTGACACACTGAAGGACCACCTGATGACACCAAGAGAGACCAACTGTGTAGCAGACTTCTTTGAGTCCCTTTTCAAGACCCTGACCAAGCCATTCACGGCCATCTTCAAACGTGGCTAA
- the LOC117810083 gene encoding uncharacterized protein LOC117810083 isoform X3, with protein sequence MQSQNTEMQAFPMIETEILRPIVDLFLDKITLHQWANLEEGSHDRETKEIVTAMCVDIVNTISKYLLQLVEKRRTLTPPRVASSGLRKSQKSITEEEVQECVGESFSLTLADAMGVQQDIRCSTTETVTELVVKEVAERINSDRASQGEEPPATKGFSKRLKEMTDKVIKVMKKISKNMTCLSESTIESLVPTPRDTEAQPEEEEMDVAVLSCGSYRALYTNLEEETIAPDSPKYPIFVTVKSILEEQAQDISVLDKSSDLSEEEVCLLNSSSDSDSENAAYSIVEVIWGDTEPEPEAEPDRDSPLNIQSEEDPARRKITRRIKEFFISTFAKESIISFFAKLRKRFSVLIPKSTKASMKLMIDGVGGFVEEMMSLYSDEMEMNVIDRMCLYRRMARDINWGLFELTEKRLAEFTFFHLSAEKKQKVHFMGFIKTEVDSFMKMMWNWLNQQAELHQRSSDNATAALRQIETFLEGTSTEEETVPAEPASWEHKGREKWDRLTLEILVTGLANRILKKVEIDHSNKAYQTAITTMTELLWAEMEDEYIRINLSPKNINKILNAVRKQLCKVGEELLWRCMLLEDPSILRHIADTLKDHLMTPRETNCVADFFESLFKTLTKPFTAIFKRG encoded by the exons atgcagagccaaaacacagaaatgcaGGCTTTTCCGATGATCGAAACAGAGATCCTTCGCCCTATTGTGGACTTGTTTCTAGACAAGATCACTCTCCATCAGTGGGCCAATCTGGAGGAGGGCTCTCATGACAGGGAAACAAAGGAGATCGTTACAGCCATGTGTGTGGATATAGTCAACACTATATCCAAATATCTCCTTCAGCTAGTGGAGAAGAGGAGAACACTGACTCCACCCAGAGTAGCCTCTTCTGGATTAAGAAAGTCCCAGAAGAGcatcacagaggaggaagtcCAGGAGTGCGTCGGTGAGTCTTTCTCGCTGACTCTTGCGGACGCGATGGGAGTCCAACAAGATATCCGTTGCAGCACAACAGAGACGGTGACGGAGCTCGTGGTGAAAGAGGTCGCAGAGAGGATAAACTCAGACCGGGCCAGCCAGGGAGAAGAACCGCCGGCCACCAAAGGTTTCTCCAAGAGACTGAAGGAGATGACGGACAAAGTGATCAAGGTCATGAAGAAGATTTCaaaaaacatgacttgtttGTCAGAGTCCACAATAGAAAGTCTAGTCCCAACACCCAGAGACACAGAGGCAcagccagaggag gaggagatgGATGTAGCTGTGTTAAGCTGTGGGTCATACAGAGCCCTCTATACCAACCTGGAGGAAGAAACTATTGCACCAGACAGTCCCAAATATCCGATCTTTGTGACAGTGAAGTCTATCCTGGAGGAACAAGCACAGGATATCAGTGTCCTTGACAAAAGTTCAGACCTTTCAGAGGAGGAAGTATGCCTCCTTAACTCCAGCTCAGACAGCGACTCAGAAAATGCGGCTTATAGTATTGTTGAAGTCATCTGGGGAGatactgaaccagaaccagaagcagAACCTGATCGTGACAGCCCTCTAAACATTCAATCAGAGGAAGATCCCGCCCGGAGGAAGATCACCAGACGGATTAAAGAATTCTTCATCAGTACATTCGCGAAAGAGTCCATCATCAGCTTTTTTGCTAAACTGAGGAAAAGATTTTCAGTATTGATCCCAAAGAGCACCAAAGCATCCATGAAGTTGATGATCGACGGGGTGGGTGGGTTTGTGGAAGAAATGATGTCATTGTACTCAGACGAGATGGAAATGAATGTCATAGATAGGATGTGTCTGTACAGAAGGATGGCAAGAGACATCAACTGGGGGCTGTTTGAACTCACAGAGAAGCGGCTCGCTGAGTTCACCTTCTTCCACCTGTCAGCGGAGAAAAAGCAGAAGGTTCACTTCATGGGATTTATTAAAACTGAAGTGGACTCTTTCATGAAGATGATGTGGAACTGGCTCAACCAGCAGGCAGAGCTGCACCAGAGGAGTAGCGACAACGCAACTGCTGCTCTCAGACAGATCGAGACATTTCTGGAGGGCAcatcaacagaagaagaaactgtcCCTGCAGAGCCAGCTTCGTGGGAGCACAAAGGCAGAGAGAAGTGGGACAGACTGACCTTAGAGATCTTGGTGACTGGGCTGGCTAACCGGATTCTCAAAAAGGTAGAGATTGATCACTCAAACAAGGCTTACCAGACAGCAATCACAACAATGACTGAGCTGCTCTGGGCAGAGATGGAGGACGAATACATCAGGATCAATCTCAGCCCGAAGAACATCAACAAGATCCTGAATGCGGTGCGCAAGCAGCTCTGCAAGGTAGGTGAAGAGTTGCTTTGGAGGTGCATGCTGCTAGAAGATCCAAGCATCCTCCGACACATAGCTGACACACTGAAGGACCACCTGATGACACCAAGAGAGACCAACTGTGTAGCAGACTTCTTTGAGTCCCTTTTCAAGACCCTGACCAAGCCATTCACGGCCATCTTCAAACGTGGCTAA
- the LOC117810083 gene encoding uncharacterized protein LOC117810083 isoform X2 gives MQSQNTEMQAFPMIETEILRPIVDLFLDKITLHQWANLEEGSHDRETKEIVTAMCVDIVNTISKYLLQLVEKRRTLTPPRVASSGLRKSQKSITEEEVQECVGESFSLTLADAMGVQQDIRCSTTETVTELVVKEVAERINSDRASQGEEPPATKGFSKRLKEMTDKVIKVMKKISKNMTCLSESTIESLVPTPRDTEAQPEEEEEMDVAVLSCGSYRALYTNLEEETIAPDSPKYPIFVTVKSILEEQAQDISVLDKSSDLSEEEVCLLNSSSDSDSENAAYSIVEVIWGDTEPEPEAEPDRDSPLNIQSEEDPARRKITRRIKEFFISTFAKESIISFFAKLRKRFSVLIPKSTKASMKLMIDGVGGFVEEMMSLYSDEMEMNVIDRMCLYRRMARDINWGLFELTEKRLAEFTFFHLSAEKKQKVHFMGFIKTEVDSFMKMMWNWLNQQAELHQRSSDNATAALRQIETFLEGTSTEEETVPAEPASWEHKGREKWDRLTLEILVTGLANRILKKVEIDHSNKAYQTAITTMTELLWAEMEDEYIRINLSPKNINKILNAVRKQLCKVGEELLWRCMLLEDPSILRHIADTLKDHLMTPRETNCVADFFESLFKTLTKPFTAIFKRG, from the exons atgcagagccaaaacacagaaatgcaGGCTTTTCCGATGATCGAAACAGAGATCCTTCGCCCTATTGTGGACTTGTTTCTAGACAAGATCACTCTCCATCAGTGGGCCAATCTGGAGGAGGGCTCTCATGACAGGGAAACAAAGGAGATCGTTACAGCCATGTGTGTGGATATAGTCAACACTATATCCAAATATCTCCTTCAGCTAGTGGAGAAGAGGAGAACACTGACTCCACCCAGAGTAGCCTCTTCTGGATTAAGAAAGTCCCAGAAGAGcatcacagaggaggaagtcCAGGAGTGCGTCGGTGAGTCTTTCTCGCTGACTCTTGCGGACGCGATGGGAGTCCAACAAGATATCCGTTGCAGCACAACAGAGACGGTGACGGAGCTCGTGGTGAAAGAGGTCGCAGAGAGGATAAACTCAGACCGGGCCAGCCAGGGAGAAGAACCGCCGGCCACCAAAGGTTTCTCCAAGAGACTGAAGGAGATGACGGACAAAGTGATCAAGGTCATGAAGAAGATTTCaaaaaacatgacttgtttGTCAGAGTCCACAATAGAAAGTCTAGTCCCAACACCCAGAGACACAGAGGCAcagccagaggaggag gaggagatgGATGTAGCTGTGTTAAGCTGTGGGTCATACAGAGCCCTCTATACCAACCTGGAGGAAGAAACTATTGCACCAGACAGTCCCAAATATCCGATCTTTGTGACAGTGAAGTCTATCCTGGAGGAACAAGCACAGGATATCAGTGTCCTTGACAAAAGTTCAGACCTTTCAGAGGAGGAAGTATGCCTCCTTAACTCCAGCTCAGACAGCGACTCAGAAAATGCGGCTTATAGTATTGTTGAAGTCATCTGGGGAGatactgaaccagaaccagaagcagAACCTGATCGTGACAGCCCTCTAAACATTCAATCAGAGGAAGATCCCGCCCGGAGGAAGATCACCAGACGGATTAAAGAATTCTTCATCAGTACATTCGCGAAAGAGTCCATCATCAGCTTTTTTGCTAAACTGAGGAAAAGATTTTCAGTATTGATCCCAAAGAGCACCAAAGCATCCATGAAGTTGATGATCGACGGGGTGGGTGGGTTTGTGGAAGAAATGATGTCATTGTACTCAGACGAGATGGAAATGAATGTCATAGATAGGATGTGTCTGTACAGAAGGATGGCAAGAGACATCAACTGGGGGCTGTTTGAACTCACAGAGAAGCGGCTCGCTGAGTTCACCTTCTTCCACCTGTCAGCGGAGAAAAAGCAGAAGGTTCACTTCATGGGATTTATTAAAACTGAAGTGGACTCTTTCATGAAGATGATGTGGAACTGGCTCAACCAGCAGGCAGAGCTGCACCAGAGGAGTAGCGACAACGCAACTGCTGCTCTCAGACAGATCGAGACATTTCTGGAGGGCAcatcaacagaagaagaaactgtcCCTGCAGAGCCAGCTTCGTGGGAGCACAAAGGCAGAGAGAAGTGGGACAGACTGACCTTAGAGATCTTGGTGACTGGGCTGGCTAACCGGATTCTCAAAAAGGTAGAGATTGATCACTCAAACAAGGCTTACCAGACAGCAATCACAACAATGACTGAGCTGCTCTGGGCAGAGATGGAGGACGAATACATCAGGATCAATCTCAGCCCGAAGAACATCAACAAGATCCTGAATGCGGTGCGCAAGCAGCTCTGCAAGGTAGGTGAAGAGTTGCTTTGGAGGTGCATGCTGCTAGAAGATCCAAGCATCCTCCGACACATAGCTGACACACTGAAGGACCACCTGATGACACCAAGAGAGACCAACTGTGTAGCAGACTTCTTTGAGTCCCTTTTCAAGACCCTGACCAAGCCATTCACGGCCATCTTCAAACGTGGCTAA